AAGTTAAAAGTTTGTGTAAAAAAAAGAATGACACCCGCAGCAATGTCCAGGACCCCAGGCCTGTTCTGGGTGAGTACTGTCCAACAGGAACTAGACATTCTCAACACTTCCTCCCCAGATCAGCCAATCAGAGTTCCGCCCCATCCTTGGAGCATGTAGGTCCCCAGTCTGGTCAGATGACATACTTTAGTTCCTGGGAAGAAAGAGGGGAAATGTTTAGCTCAAACTGACCAATAACTACTGTACTTTAAGGCATCATACCCTTTGAAACACCCATTGTTATCTCCCAGTCTATATTGCTGACTGATTTCCAAATGGACTCATTTTGTATTGTATTCACTTTCACCTTTCATCTCCCTTGTTCCTCCAGGTCAGTCATCCTTCTTGTTGTCCAGGAGCTCGTTATCCAGGAGCTCCTGCACCTGCTCCGCTATCCTCCTCTGCTCTGCCCTCTGTATCTTCAGCTTGGCCTCTTCCTTCTTAGCCTGATAGATCTTCACTCCAGCGAAGCCCAGGCACAAGACCAGGGTCTTCAATGCCAGGATGTAGAAGAGCAGAGGGACATTGTCCAACgcctggagggagagaaaggagcagggtgatgagagagagagagagagagagagagagaatgaggctgtgtgctgtgtgtttaGGTCATGAAAACTCATGAATGTTGGTAATGTACAGGTTAATTCACTATAGAACAAATCTATAAAATATAAATCAGACATTCTTTGGAAAACTAGAGGGAAAGAAAATGAGTGCTTGTTTGACCAACAAAGTTGTCCGACTTAATATAATCCTCTGTCATGCTCAATTACACAGTGGACCAAGTAGAGGACCAAGTCACTCTCCACCAGCCCCTCTTTACCGTCCCTAAAGGAAGGAACACTCTAGAACAACGGTTCTTAACCTTTttcggttactgtaccaccatctGAATTTTGCTCTGCTCGGAGTACCCCCTCGTGTATTTTACCAgtaagtaccccctgtggattcCCTGCTCTAGAATCCCACAAGGAACCAAAATACTACACCGACCCCCCCTCAACCCCCGCATCAAAAAGTCAAAAGACTATAAGTCAGCTGACACCCAAACAGTCACCATAGTTGGCAGGACAGCTGCAACCATCCGTATACTAGGCCTGTcttctgtctgtcacacacacacacacacacacacacacacacacacctcaaaacAAATTAGCTGATCTTTCTATAATTAGAACCTATCAGTTCAGTTACTTGTAAAATGAGCTGACTTTTAGATCTGCTTCTCTGCGCAGCGCCTGCTTAAGACGACCCTCGTGAACTAGACCACATAAACGGTGCTGCGCAGGCTGCAGTATTTATAGCAAGACTATCCTAAAAACGTTGCATATGCGTCACTGTACAAAGCACTCATAACAATGTAGCTAAACAACAACAAGAGAATAAAAAATATCTTAAAACGTAACACTGCACTGTCCATGCAAATAGCAAGCGTCACTATCAAGTCACAACACCATTGGAGAGAATGGGCAGCTTGCCAGACATCAACGACCTCGTAGCGAAATGAGGGACGATTTATAGAACACAATACAACATGGGATGCTCAGCATATGTTAATTGTTACTAATGAATAGACTTTTATTAATATATTTGACTTACCTTCCAGTTGATCATGTGGTCCATGTCTGCTGTAGTGTGACGTTGGACGGAACTGTGTTAAGAAAGTGGCTttgggtgaagtttcccctagcaCAGATATATGTAGCACTGCTCCGGGAAGAAGGAAAGTATAATGTGTTACTTTTAGGGGCGGGGCTTAGAACATTCTACCAATAAGAACGCAATCGTCATCTAAGAGTCGTAGAACAAACCGGTAGGTTAGCCAATGAATGGGCACTGAGAGTTTCACGGGAAACATGTTATGACGAATGGAAAAGAACCGTCTAGAAGTGACTCCAAAGATATTCTTACTTCTTACTATAAAGTTACAACCTTGTAACGGGGTTTGCTAATCTGATTAGCCATGTTATTATTGCTGAATCAGATTAAATGTAGATCTACTCCATCACCAATTATGGATTTAACCGTTCGAGTTTCACACACTTTGTTGTACTTCTAGCCAACATCTAGCTATAGACACCGCCATACAGTTCAAATTATATTTATAGCCTATTATAAACCAGGTAGTTTGGGACCAGGATGCTGATTGACAGAAAGAGCATTTCAGATGTGTGTATACCAGAcaatataccatgggtatgacacaAAATGCTTgttaattatgttggtaaccagtttataatatgaataaggcacctcaggggtttatgGTTTAGGCCTATGGCCAGTATACACtaccactgctaagggctgtgtccaggcactccacttCACGTCGTGCGTAAGAACAGCGCTTAAGGGGGTATATTGGCCAATACCATACCCCATCGGGCCTTAAGGGTATGCTGTGTTCTATGGAAAACAATGTTGGCTATTTGAGGTCAAGCTACTATGACAATGCAGTATTGTTCAGTATCCTCTAGAGGGCGATAAATTACCTCTTCATCAGTCTGTTGCGTAAGGCGTTTATACTCCTAGGCACAGATCTCAAATCAGCTCAtgaatccaaaattaaatccttAACCATTACCACCAAAACACCAAACTGACCTTATATCAGTGTCTGGAGCGGATCACTTTTGTCAGGGCAGTGATCATTGTTGGTCCGTTGTTGATCCGCACCAAGGCGCCCGTGTCTTCTTCTTCTACATGCCAGGATGGAGAAGAGCAGAGGGACATTGTCCAacgcctggagggagggagagaaaggagcagggtgatgagagagagagaatgaggatatgtagcctagtggttagagcgttggactagtaaccgaaaggttgcaagttcaaatccccgagctgacaaggaacaAAATCTGTCgtactgcccctgaacaggcagttaacccactgttcctaggctgtcattgaaaataagaatttgttcttaactgacttgcctagtaaaataaaataaaaataaataaataaaatgtgctgtgtgtttatgtctaCAAGAAAAAGTTACAGAGGCTCATGAATGGTTAATTCACTATAGAACAAATCTATAAAATATAAATCAGcattctttttttaaatttaatattTTAatgttacccctttttctccccaatttcatggtatccaattgtttagtagctactatcttgtgtCAGACAACTCCCGTACCTCGAGACAAGGTTGAGGGTCATGCTGGTGCGTGATGaggcaaggatatccctaccggccaaaccctccctaacccggacgacgctaggccaataaACTGTGCATAACATGTGTAcgcccacggacctcccagtcgcggccggttatgacagagcctgggcgcaaacccagagtctctggtggcacagctggcgctgcagtacagcgcccttaaccactgcgccacccgggaggccgtaAATCAGCCATTCTGTGGCAAACTAGATGGAAAGAAAATGAGTGCATGTTTGACCAACAAAGTTGGCCTTTCAAAGTGGAGAAGAGCAGAGGGACATTGCATTATGGTTATAAAAAGACTTGACTACATGTCGACTGAATTAACTTGACAAAAATCAGTTTTTGATGAAGTCGCCCTTCAAGTCGCTGCAGTTACTTCTCAGCCATCACCTGGATTTTGGGAGGCGCTATTTGTCAATCAATGTTTTTGTTTGACCCACGTGAACATGGCCAAAGACctgactgaaacaggaaccaacattGCCAGGATTCTAAAGCTACAGGGGATACAAATGAAAGTCTCTCTAACCAATGAATTGTACACATGTTATGTTTTCCTTTTATGAGTGTGTGATATGTGTTAGGGTTAGAAAAGTTTATTTggatatttattttaaaaaattaaataaacaataaaagctaTGTTGACACTGCCATATTGATAtgagccttgctgttggaaaaccCTTACACTGTATGACCTTCGGGTGTCGCAGGTGCACCTACCCCCAACTTCACTCTCCGACTTTCGTCTACAGTCGGCTTCGTTAGGCTTAATGCTCGAACACACGTATGTATGTACATTTGTAATGGCTGTGTTCGAGAGAATCAAAACCgtaaattgtgactgactgatATACAAATAATAATACGCATTATTTCTGATgtaaggtgatttgtagatcagtcagttaGCAGTCGCCTGCAGTCGTTTTGATGCTCTTGAACACAGCCAATGTATCACCCCCTTTCCAcatctgcactgatctgaaaaTAACTAGACAGGTGGAAAGAAAAGGAAATAGTcttgtaacctctaaccctttcctccacctccttccatctctccccagaCCACGTCACCCAATGGGCTGACAGGGCGCAGATCCTGCTGGGAGAAACAACACAGGATTCTGGGAAAAGCAGAGGGAGGTCTTTTCTTCTTAATGAAAACACCacctgtgtctctctttataCAGTAGAATATCTGGGTATCAAAGAGGCCTTATTTGTttaaagatgttttttttttgagCGGTTAGATGTGAAAGTGTTTGTTTGCTTTCTAGTCGTCTGAAGAGTGCTGGAGAGAAACACTTCCCTGCTGAGGACACACAGCTGATGGGGGAGGATGgatatcctcacacacacacacacacacacacacacacacacacacacacacacacacacacacacacacacacacacacacacacacacacacacacacacacacacacacacacacaggagtaaaCCAGGTGGACACACACCTGGTATCAAGTATGTTCCATGCTGACAGGCAATCCCCCATGACCTGTGCTCAGCTGTAAGGTCAAAGGTAAATAGGTCTACCAGTCATGAGATATCATCATCATGGCTCTTGTAAATGTTAAAGAGATTCAGCCAAACATGGCTCCCTACCCAGTATTCCATGCCACTCCCTACCAGTACTCTAAAGGACTGGTCATTCACTAGCAATGTACTTGGCAACATGATATGccagagacagaacagtgatgTGACGCCCACTTGGCAGCCAGTTACTTACTCTGACCTACTTTCAGCTAAACCACAGGAGTGTTACTTACTCTGACCTACCTTCAGTTAAACCACAGGAGTGTTATTTACTCTGACCTACCTTCAGTTAAACCACAGGAGTGTTATTTACTTTGACCTACCTTCAGTTAAACCACAGGAGTGTTACTTACTCTGACCTACCTTCAGCTAAACCACAGGAGTGTTATTTACTCTGACCTACCTTCAGCTAAACCACAGGACCTACCTTCAGCTAAACCACAGCTAAACCACAGGAGTGTTACTTACTCTGACCTACCTTCAGCTAAACCACAGGAGTGTTACTTACTCTGACCTACCTTCAGCTAAATCACAGGAGTGTTACTTACTCTGACCTACCTTCAGTTAAACCACAGGAGTGTTACTTACTCTGACCTACCTTCAGCTAAACCACAGGAGTGTTACTTACTCTGACCTACCTTCAGCTAAACCACAGGAGTGTTACTTATTCTGACCTACCTTCAGCTAAACCACAGGAGTTTTACTTACTCTGACCTACCTTCAGCTAAACCACAGGAGTGTTACTTACTCTGACCTACCTTCAGCTAAACCACAGGAGTGTTACTTACTCTGACCTACCTTCAGCTAAACCACAGGAGTGTTACTTATTCTGACCTACCTTCAGCTAAATCACAGAAGTGTTACTTACTCTGACCTACCTTCAGTTAAACCACAGGAGTGTTACTTACTCTGACCTACTTCTGACCTACCTTCAGCTAAACCACTGCTAAACCACTGAAGTGTTACTTACTCTGACCTACCTTCAGCTAAACCACAGAAGTGTTACTTACTCTGACCTACCTTCAGCTAAATCACAGAAGTGTTACTTACTCTGACCTACCTTCAGTTAAACCACAGGAGTGTTACTTACTCTGACCTACCTTCAGTTAAACCACAGGAGTGTTACTTACTCTGACCTACCTTCAGCTAAACCACAGGAGTGTTACTTATTCTGACCTACCTTCAGCTAAACCACAGGAGTGTTACTTACTCTGACCTACCTTCAGCTAAACCACAGGAGTGTTACTTACTCTGACCTACCTTCAGCTAAACCACAGGAGTGTTACTTACTCTGACCTACCTTCAGCTAAACCACAGGAGTGTTACTTACTCTGACCTACCTTCAGTTAAACCACAGGAGTGTTATTTACTCTGACCTACCTTCAGCTAAACCACAGAAGTGTTACTTACTCTGACCTACCTTCAGCTAAACCACAGGAGTGTTACTTATTCTGACCTACCTTCAGCTAAACCACAGAAGTGTTACTAAACCACAGGAAGTGTTACTACTCTGACCTACCTTCAGCTAAACCACAGGAGTGTTACTTACTCTGACCTACCTTCAGCTAAACCACAGGAGTGTTACTTACTCTGACCTACCTTCAGCTAAACCACAGGAGTGTTACTTATTCTGACCTACCTTCAGTTAAACCACAGGAGTGTTACTTACTCTGACCTACCTTCAGTTAAACCACAGGAGTGTGATTTCCACCATCAGTGTCAAGCCAACTCCATGtatggtgatgtgtgtgtgtgtgtgtgtgtgtgtgtgtgtgtgtgtgtgtgtgtgtatgtgtatgtgtgtgtgtgtgtgtgtgtgtgtgtgtgtgtgtgtgtatgtgtgcgtttaTCTTTACAGCACCATGGCAATCACATgctcacaatcacacacacacacacacacacacacacacacatacacatacacatacacacacatacacacacacctggtagATATGTGACCTTTCTTCATATGACTAGTGGCCTCGTGTGGAaggttattcatatttttcacaatatcataattaataaacattacttttttttttttacaaaaaacacccaaaaatctggtgtttctatgtcaaatggttttgttatattttAGTCTTCTGTGATTTACAGTGCCTCCCGTAATTATTGAGACAGTTAAAGCATGTTTTCATCTTTTGTCTCTATACTCCAAAAttttggatttgaaatcaaacTTTGACTCTGAGGTTAAAGTGTcaactgtcagctttaatttgaggctACTTTCATCCAAATCGGGTGAATCCACTTTTTGTACAGAGTCCCCCTATTCTAGGGGAGCAAAAGTTTTCGGACATATTCACTTATatatgtattaaagtagtaacaAGTATTTGGCCCTGTATTCTGTCATTTTGGAGTaatttttattgtaaataagaatataaaatGTTTCTAAAGAccaccatgattacagataatcctgaatggATCGTCAATAATGGTGAGTGAAAAAGTTACAGACGCACACATTTCATACCACCAAGacgtgctaacctctcaccattaaatcataacaggggaggttaggaTTTAtagggggggtatgatatttgtgtgtctgtaactttctcactcacctaaataacaaactgaccttgtttaacagctgtgtgtgtgtgtgtgtgtgtgtgtgtgtgtgtgtgtgtgtgtgtgtgtgtgtgtgtgtgtgtgtgtgtgtgtgcgtgcgtgcgtgcgtgcgtgtgggtgCGTGCGAGTATGCATGTGTATCAATAGGCAGTAATGCAATGCATCATAGGACCGGAGATAATTACATTTCTTGCTTGAAGTCACATGGAAATGAAGTGTAAAACAAGCACATACTGTACTTATGTTCGCTGTATGCTACATTGGTTGCATATGGTGGTGAGGGATCATACTTGGAGAGAGGTGAAGAACCATTGATAATGTCTGCACCGCATGACTGAGCATTCATTTCATGTAAAGTTGACCTGTCCTTCACATGAGCTAAACGTTCAATGTTTTTGTCATCTGTATGGATGGAGTCTCTATATGCTGAGGAGAATACTGTATGGACCACAGTATCTGCCTCAGACAGTGCTGCAAGCTACATCTGAGAATATGGACCACAGTATCTGCCTCAGACAGTGCTGCAAGCTACATCTGAGAATATGGACCACAGTATCTGCCTCAGACAGTGCTGCAAGCTACATCTGAGAATATGGACCACAGTATCTGCCTCAGACAGTGCTGCAAGCTACATCTGAGAATATGGACCACAGTATCTGCCTCAGACAGTGCTGCAAGCTACATCTGAGAATATGGACCACAGTATCTGCCTCAGACAGTGCTGCAAGCTACATCTGAGAATATGGACCACAGTATCTGCCTCAGACAGTGCTGCAAGCTACATCTGAGAATATGGACCACAGTATCTGCCTCAGACAGTGCTGCAAGCTACATCTGAGAATATGGACCACAGTATCTGCCTCAGACAGTGCTGCAAGCTACATCTGAGAATATGGACCACAGTATCTGCCTCAGACAGTGCTGCAAGCTACATCTGAGAATATGGCCCACAGTATCTGCCTCAGACAGTGCTGCAAGCTACATCTGAGAATATGGACCACAGTATCTGCCTCAGACAGTGCTGCAAGCTACATCTGAGAATATGGACCACAGTATCTGCCTCAGACAGTGCTGCAAGCTACATCTGAGAATATGGACCACAGTATCTGCCTCAGACAGTGCTGCAAGCTACATCTGAGAATATGGACCACAGTATCTGCCTCAGACAGTGCTGCAAGCTACATCTGAGAATATGGACCACAGTATCTGCCTCAGACAGTGCTGCAAGCTACATCTGAGAATATGGACCACAGTATCTGCCTCAGACAGTGCTGCAAGCTACATCTGAGAATATGGACCACAGTATCTGCCTCAGACAGTGCTGCAAGCTACATCTGAGAATATGGACCACAGTATCTGCCTCAGACAGTGCTGCAAGCTACATCTGAGAATATGGACCACAGTATCTGCCTCAGACAGTGCTGCAAGCTACATCTGTGAATATGGACCACAGTATCTGCCTCAGACAGTGCTGCAAGCTACATCTGAGAATATGGACCACAGTATCTGCCTCAGACAGTGCTGCAAGCTACATCTGAGAATATGGACCACAGTATCTGCCTCAGACAGTGCTGCAAGCTACATCTGAGAATATGGACCAAAGTTTCTGCCTCAGGATAGGATGCTGCATTGGTACTTTGACATTTGAGAATATGGAGAATCATTCTATTTGAGAGAGACAGTGCTGCAAGCTACATCTGAGAATATGACCACAGAATAAATAGGGAGAAAGTGCTGCAAGCTACATCTGAGAATATGGAAAACAGGATCTGCCTCAGACAGTGCTGCAAGCTTCATCTGTGAATATGGACCCAGTGAGGCTCTGCCTCCAGTGCTGTAACATCTGAGAATATGCGGGGTGTTTGGTTATGTTGGATGTTGTTCATCTGAGAATATGGACCACAGGTTATTTTACCATAGACAGTGCTGCAAGCTACATCTGAGAATATGGACATTTCAGAGTATTTTTATACAGTGCTGCAAAGTATTCATCTGagaattttccacattttgttatctgccttattctaaaaggatTAAATGCAAGCTCATCAATCTGAGAATATGGACCACAGTAATgccaaagtgaaaacagttttgaaataaaataaaaacagaaatggaCCTTATTTAAATTAGTATCTgaccctttcctatgagactcGTGCTCAGGTGCATCTGTTTCCATATCACCACAGTTCTTTCCTACAACTTGTTTGGCAGTCCACATCTGAGAAaaccaattgattggacataatttgaaAGGCACAAGCCATCTGAGaataaggtcccaaagttgacagtgcatgtcagagctaaaaccaagccatgaggtcgaaggaattgaccATAGAGCTttgagataggattgtgtcagatctggggaagagtaccaaaatatttctgcagcattgcagGTCCcaaaaacagtggcctccatcattcttaaatggaaaagagtttgaatcaccaagactcttcctagagaggCCACCCGAGAGAAGTGAGAATAAtagggagaaaaagaaagaaagtgacagaaagaaagaaagaaagaaagaaaaagagttcctctgtggagatgggagaatttCAGGGGAGAATCATCTGCAATCACTCCACCAATGAGGCTCTAGTTTCCATGGTAACgagagaagccactcctcagtgttTGGttaagcacatgacagcccgttaGGATGTTGTTCATACAAGGAAGCATGGAGACTCTTATTTTACCATAGAAGGACAGGATTCAAGGGGATCTGAGTGgagccaagattgaactctttgccctgaagaggaaacctggcaccatccctacggtaaagcatggtggtggcagcatcaattTTCCACATGtttttaagttacagccttattctaaaatggattaaataaagatAAAGGTCATCAATCTGCATAGAgatccccataatgacaaagtgaaaacatttttagaaataaaataaaaacagaaatacctttttaaattagtattcagaccttttcctATGAGACCCGGACTTGAACTCCGGTGCATCCTGGAGAGACCTTGATAATAGCTGTTGTTTCTgacaacttgtttggagtccaacctgacaaagcttgaaggattgcataatttggaaaggcaaactCCAGTCTAATAAGGTCccaagttgacagtgcatgtcaagctaaaccaagccatgaggtcaaaagaATTGACCAACAAAGATAGGATTGTAAAGGGTCACAGATCTGGGGTAAATGTCAAAATATTTCTTTAGCATTTTCAAAGTCCCCAAAAACAGTGGCCtccaaactgtttttgctttgtcattatggggtattgtgtgtagattgataagggggggAAACGATTTCATccattctagaataaggctgtaacgtagcaaaatttggaaaaagttaaggggtctgaatccttGTATATGAACATATGTACTTGAGTGCATTTGTGTAGGTGGCTGCATGTGGATGGATGTACATATGTATATATCTTACTCTTTTCTCCTAAAGCAGTGATATTGATGGATTTGAGCCAAGTATGTTGGTTGGGTCAATAGTAACCATACACAGACTCAGACTCAGACTCAGACTCAGACtcagactcagacacacacacacacacacacacacacacacacacac
This genomic window from Oncorhynchus nerka isolate Pitt River linkage group LG2, Oner_Uvic_2.0, whole genome shotgun sequence contains:
- the LOC115120750 gene encoding small integral membrane protein 11-like, with the protein product MDHMINWKALDNVPLLFYILALKTLVLCLGFAGVKIYQAKKEEAKLKIQRAEQRRIAEQVQELLDNELLDNKKDD